The following coding sequences lie in one Vitis vinifera cultivar Pinot Noir 40024 chromosome 19, ASM3070453v1 genomic window:
- the LOC100258761 gene encoding disease resistance protein At4g27190: protein MVGTAKKLPKVNIAIVGSSRKPYRPACTAEDMVDGKIEKNIVKDSAMEFVTAVLGTLIADACPRLCGYVYSKIRNSFRFQLNFNDLESHMNLLTELRSQVETELDESVWTTQVRGWLLEVQGIEGEVNSMNGSIAARNQNCCGGILNRCMRGGELAERLKKVQRIHSVGMSMVAANRRERPAEHIPDLMTEDQTTEVEHIPGPSVEDQATAVGHILRPSIEYQTTAVEHIPAPSIEDQTTASLILAKLMNLLNDDEVGRIGVWGMGGVGKTTLVKNLNNKLRNDSSTRPFGIVIWITVSKQLDLARIQTQIAQRVNMGVNMNESTESVASKLHQRLEQQNKFLLILDDVWEEIALDALGVPRPEVHGGCKIILTTRFFDVCRDMKTDAVLKMDVLNDVEAWELFCQNAGTVATLEHIKPLAKEVARECGGLPLAIIVMGTSMREKKMVELWKDALSELQNSVPYNIKGIEDKVYKPLKWSYDSLGNNIKSCFLYCSLYPEDFSIEIRELVQCWLAEGLIDKQKNYDDIHNRGAAVVEYLKDCCLLEDGHLKDTVKMHDVIRDVAIWIATSVEVKYKSLVRSGISLSQISEGELSRSVRRVSFMFNRIKELPDGVPLCSKASTLLLQDNLFLQRVPQGFLIAFQALKVLNMGGTQICRLPDSICLLHQLEALLLRDCSHLQEIPPLDGLQKLLVLDCCATRVKELPKGMERLSNLKELNLSCTQYLETVQAGVMSELSGLEVLDMTDSSYKWSLKRRAEKGKAVFEELGCLEKLISVSIGLNDIPFPVKKHTWIQKLKRSQFLMGPTDCEIDKTTKFNERQVIFISLNYLSKEWDILWWLTNATSLALISCSGLDKMVETLAMKSVHCFGCLKSLTISHAQITFGPEEAWGARNDLLPNMEELKLKYVLGLKSISELVARLGLKLSKLRVLKVFDCYSLDYLFSCIDFSQTPNLENLEEIGLSCLYLDDLFVYGSRQTSVPSPVAPNLRRIYLDGVENLKTLGRPKELWQNLETFLASECKSLKKLPLNSQSANTLKEIKGELWWWNQLEWDDDDTRSSLQPFFNERGAP, encoded by the exons ATGGTTGGGACGGCCAAAAAGTTGCCTAAGGTTAATATAGCAATAGTTGGGTCCAGCCGAAAGCCCTACCGGCCGGCCTGCACTGCAGAGGACATGGTGGATGGAAAAATCGAGAAGAATATTGTCAAAG ATTCTGCCATGGAATTTGTGACTGCAGTACTGGGTACTTTAATTGCGGATGCTTGTCCACGTCTCTGTGGCTatgtttattctaaaattcgGAATTCATTCAGATTTCAGTTGAATTTCAATGATCTCGAAAGCCATATGAATCTTCTAACAGAATTAAGGTCGCAGGTGGAAACGGAACTTGATGAATCGGTTTGGACCACCCAAGTACGAGGGTGGCTTCTAGAGGTTCAAGGGATTGAGGGGGAGGTGAACTCCATGAATGGAAGCATAGCAGCCAGAAACCAAAACTGTTGTGGAGGCATCTTAAATCGTTGTATGCGTGGTGGGGAACTGGCAGAAAGGCTCAAGAAGGTTCAGAGAATTCACAGCGTGGGTATGAGCATGGTGGCTGCAAATCGTCGTGAAAGACCAGCGGAGCATATCCCAGATCTAATGACTGAAGATCAGACCACAGAAGTGGAGCATATTCCAGGACCATCAGTTGAAGATCAAGCAACAGCAGTGGGGCATATCCTGCGTCCATCCATAGAATATCAAACAACAGCAGTGGAGCACATTCCTGCGCCATCAATTGAAGATCAAACAACAGCATCGCTCATTTTAGCGAAACTTATGAATCTGCTGAATGATGATGAAGTAGGGAGGATTGGAGTTTGGGGTATGGGGGGAGTGGGAAAAACAACCCTGGTAAAGAACTTGAACAACAAGCTTAGGAATGATTCTTCAACACGACCTTTTGGCATTGTTATATGGATTACGGTGTCCAAGCAGTTGGACTTAGCGAGGATCCAAACACAAATAGCTCAGAGAGTGAATATGGGAGTGAATATGAATGAAAGCACTGAGAGTGTGGCTAGTAAATTGCATCAGAGGCTGGAGCAGCAAAACAAGTTTCTGCTTATTCTTGACGATGTTTGGGAGGAAATTGCTTTGGATGCTTTAGGTGTCCCAAGGCCTGAAGTTCATGGGGGATGTAAGATCATATTGACGACTAGATTTTTTGATGTTTGTCGGGATATGAAGACAGATGCAGTATTGAAAATGGATGTCCTAAATGATGTAGAGGCATGGGAATTGTTTTGTCAAAATGCAGGCACGGTAGCCACCTTAGAACATATTAAACCTTTAGCCAAGGAAGTTGCCAGAGAATGTGGTGGTTTGCCTTTGGCAATAATCGTCATGGGGACATCTatgagggaaaagaaaatggttgaacTCTGGAAGGATGCCTTAAGCGAGCTGCAAAACTCGGTGCCCTATAATATCAAAGGAATCGAGGATAAGGTTTATAAGCCCTTGAAGTGGAGTTACGACTCATTAGGTAATAATATCAAATCTTGCTTCCTGTATTGCTCTCTATATCCTGAGGATTTCTCTATTGAAATAAGAGAACTTGTACAATGCTGGCTGGCCGAAGGTCTCATAGATAAACAAAAGAACTACGATGATATACACAATAGGGGAGCTGCTGTAGTTGAATATTTGAAAGACTGTTGTTTGTTGGAAGATGGTCACCTTAAGGATACAGTGAAAATGCATGATGTAATTCGGGATGTGGCAATATGGATTGCAACATCCGTGGAGGTTAAATATAAATCCCTTGTTCGATCAGGAATTAGTTTGAGCCAGATTTCAGAGGGTGAATTGTCAAGGTCTGTCAGGAGAGTATCTTTCATGTTTAATAGAATAAAAGAGCTACCTGATGGTGTTCCACTGTGTTCAAAGGCATCAACATTGCTTCTACAAGACAATCTCTTTCTTCAGAGAGTTCCCCAAGGATTCCTGATAGCATTTCAAGCGCTCAAGGTCTTGAATATGGGTGGAACCCAGATCTGCAGATTGCCTGACTCCATTTGCTTACTTCATCAACTTGAGGCTCTTCTTTTACGGGACTGTTCTCATCTTCAAGAAATACCTCCACTAGATGGGCTTCAAAAACTACTAGTGCTTGATTGTTGTGCCACTCGCGTCAAGGAATTGCCAAAAGGGATGGAGCGATTGAGTAACTTAAAGGAATTAAACCTATCATGCACGCAGTACCTGGAAACTGTACAAGCTGGAGTAATGTCAGAGTTGTCCGGTTTAGAAGTTCTAGACATGACAGATAGTAGTTACAAATGGAGCTTGAAAAGAAGGGCTGAAAAGGGAAAAGCAGTGTTTGAGGAGCTAGGATGCCTAGAGAAGTTAATTTCTGTATCAATTGGTCTGAACGACATCCCATTTCCGGTCAAGAAGCATACCTGGATACAAAAATTGAAACGCTCCCAATTTCTTATGGGCCCAACTGATTGCGAAATTGATAAAACAACCAAATTCAACGAAAGGCAGGTGATCTTCATTAGTCTTAATTATCTCTCAAAAGAATGGGATATTCTGTGGTGGTTAACCAATGCAACTTCTCTAGCTTTGATTTCTTGCAGTGGACTAGATAAAATGGTGGAAACCTTAGCAATGAAAAGCGTTCATTGCTTTGGTTGCTTGAAATCACTTACTATCAGCCACGCTCAAATCACCTTTGGGCCGGAAGAAGCATGGGGTGCCCGAAATGACCTACTGCCAAATATGGAGGAGCTTAAACTTAAGTATGTCCTTGGACTAAAGAGCATCTCAGAGTTGGTTGCTCGTCTTGGACTCAAACTCTCAAAACTTAGAGTACTTAAGGTGTTTGATTGCTACAGTTTGGATTATCTTTTCTCCTGCATTGATTTTTCTCAAACTCCAAACCTTGAAAACCTGGAAGAGATCGGATTAAGTTGCTTATACCTGGATGATCTATTTGTATACGGTTCAAGACAGACCTCAGTTCCAAGTCCAGTTGCTCCAAACTTGCGGAGAATATACCTGGATGGTGTCGAAAATCTGAAGACTTTGGGCAGGCCAAAAGAGCTATGGCAGAATCTGGAGACTTTTCTAGCCTCGGAATGTAAAAGTTTGAAGAAGCTACCTCTCAATAGCCAAAGTGCAAATAccctaaaagaaataaaaggagAATTGTGGTGGTGGAATCAATTGGAGTGGGATGATGATGATACCCGGTCCAGCCTCCAGCCTTTTTTCAATGAGCGGGGTGCACCCTAA